In Actinomycetes bacterium, a single genomic region encodes these proteins:
- a CDS encoding TldD/PmbA family protein, producing MAPSRTVDETFLALPLAALTDAALTRAVDLGCEHADIRVERIHTQTVSLRDARPEAFTDGEDLGLAVRVVHEGTWGFAAGVVLTAAEAVRLAEEAVTVAKVSAAINSDRVELAPEPVYADAMWVSDYEIDPFGVPDSEKSALLIELSEQLMAADGVEHVQSSCMHVKEQKYYADTAGTRTRQQRVRIHPEFTALTVDRATGQFESMRTLAPPVGKGWEYLTDGGWDWRGELAEIPELLREKTKAPSVEAGRYDLVIDPSNLFLTIHESIGHATELDRALGYEAAYAGTSFATVDKLGTLKYGSPLMNVTGDRVAEHGLSTVGWDDEGVAGQQWDIVKDGVLVGYQVDRNMARLRGLPRSNGCAFADSSRHVPVQRMANVSLQPTADGPTTE from the coding sequence GTGGCACCCTCCCGCACCGTCGACGAGACGTTCCTCGCCCTGCCGCTGGCCGCGCTGACCGACGCCGCGCTCACCCGCGCCGTCGACCTCGGCTGCGAGCACGCCGACATCCGCGTCGAGCGCATCCACACCCAGACGGTGAGCCTGCGCGACGCCCGGCCCGAGGCCTTCACCGACGGCGAGGACCTCGGGCTCGCCGTCCGCGTGGTGCACGAGGGCACGTGGGGGTTCGCCGCGGGCGTCGTCCTCACCGCTGCCGAGGCCGTCCGGCTGGCCGAGGAGGCCGTGACCGTCGCCAAGGTCTCCGCGGCCATCAACAGCGACCGCGTCGAGCTCGCCCCCGAGCCGGTCTACGCCGACGCGATGTGGGTCTCCGACTACGAGATCGACCCGTTCGGCGTGCCCGACAGCGAGAAGAGCGCGCTGCTCATCGAGCTGTCCGAGCAGCTGATGGCCGCCGACGGCGTGGAGCACGTGCAGAGCAGTTGCATGCACGTGAAGGAGCAGAAGTACTACGCCGACACCGCGGGCACGCGCACCCGGCAGCAGCGGGTGCGCATCCACCCGGAGTTCACCGCGCTCACCGTCGACCGCGCCACCGGGCAGTTCGAGAGCATGCGCACGCTGGCCCCGCCGGTCGGCAAGGGCTGGGAGTACCTCACCGACGGCGGGTGGGACTGGCGCGGTGAGCTCGCGGAGATCCCCGAACTGCTCCGCGAGAAGACGAAGGCGCCGTCGGTCGAGGCCGGCCGCTACGACCTCGTCATCGACCCCTCGAACCTGTTCCTCACCATCCACGAGTCGATCGGCCACGCCACCGAACTCGACCGGGCGCTCGGCTACGAGGCCGCCTACGCCGGCACCTCGTTCGCCACCGTCGACAAGCTCGGCACCCTGAAGTACGGCTCCCCGCTGATGAACGTCACCGGCGACCGGGTCGCGGAGCACGGGCTCTCGACGGTCGGCTGGGACGACGAGGGGGTGGCCGGGCAGCAGTGGGACATCGTCAAGGACGGCGTCCTCGTCGGTTACCAGGTCGACCGGAACATGGCCCGGCTGCGCGGCCTGCCCCGCTCCAACGGCTGCGCGTTCGCCGACTCCTCCCGCCACGTCCCGGTGCAGCGCATGGCCAACGTCTCGCTGCAGCCCACCGCCGACGGCCCGACCACCGAGGA
- a CDS encoding MBL fold metallo-hydrolase, with translation MAGDDVTLTFGGNATTLLRIGPFTLLTDPNFLHRGQRAHLGYGLRAKRRTEPALQPTQLPALDGILLSHMHGDHWDRIATRSLPKGTPVVTTPEAAKCLADRGFTSTSDLRPWETYEFRRGTEILRVTSVPGVHGPGALDRVLPQVMGSVLELVHGGTTGSEVSWRGYVSGDTLYRPFLGEVLERCGPLDVLIPHLGGTKVLGVTVTMDARQGADLVELLKPPVTVPVHFDDYSRFKSPLGDFLAEVGRRELPGELRTVLRGDTISLRA, from the coding sequence ATGGCCGGGGACGACGTCACGCTCACCTTCGGCGGGAACGCCACGACGCTGCTGCGGATCGGACCGTTCACGCTGCTCACCGATCCGAACTTCCTGCACCGCGGGCAGCGGGCTCACCTCGGGTACGGCCTACGGGCGAAGCGGCGGACCGAGCCGGCGCTGCAGCCGACCCAGCTGCCGGCGCTCGACGGCATCCTGCTCAGCCACATGCACGGCGACCACTGGGACCGCATCGCCACGAGGTCGCTGCCCAAGGGCACGCCCGTCGTCACCACGCCGGAGGCCGCGAAGTGCCTCGCCGACCGGGGCTTCACGTCCACGTCGGACCTGCGGCCGTGGGAGACGTACGAGTTCCGGCGCGGCACCGAGATCCTGCGGGTGACGTCGGTGCCCGGCGTGCACGGACCGGGCGCCCTGGACCGGGTGCTGCCGCAGGTGATGGGCAGCGTTCTCGAGCTCGTGCACGGCGGGACGACGGGTTCGGAGGTGTCGTGGCGGGGCTACGTCAGCGGCGACACCCTCTACCGGCCGTTCCTCGGCGAGGTGCTGGAGCGGTGCGGGCCGCTCGACGTGCTGATCCCACACCTGGGCGGAACGAAGGTCCTCGGCGTCACGGTCACCATGGACGCCCGGCAGGGCGCGGACCTGGTCGAGCTGCTGAAGCCGCCGGTCACCGTGCCCGTCCACTTCGACGACTACAGCCGGTTCAAGAGCCCCCTGGGGGACTTCCTCGCGGAGGTGGGCCGCCGCGAGCTGCCCGGCGAACTGCGGACCGTGCTGCGCGGCGACACCATCTCGCTGCGGGCCTAG